A window from Streptomyces sp. NBC_00299 encodes these proteins:
- a CDS encoding FUSC family protein has translation MSRELPIGLTPPDWLVRNLRAQPASVNWPAVIRAAIALSLPLAVGLAVDRPGYGALASMGALNGVISDTASAYRLRIPTIAIPQLFGAVGIALGALVYGHGWVAVAAVTGVALVSGMISTIGAVASVSGLLLLLTSVIGAGLPLPGEWWMAPLLMAGGGLLVLVLALLAWPLRSGVPERAAVADSYRAVAELLEVGGSDSGTSQAYDAGRHAVTQSLNQSYDIILAHRARHHGRSPELTRLLAQLNAITPVVEAAPAARLSGNPLPPEVPAAVRHLASAVESGHTGPTGLKLPTPTTETGRAVDHALRHAADVVANPDVDPRGIDDRLGRPAALSIRAARALRGVTLSAASWRYGLRLALCIGIAQALVSLIPVPRSYWVALTITFVLKPDFGSVFSRALLRALGTVAGLVIAAAVLAEVPRGWWDVPVLFLLAPLIPALTPRGYGYQTAAITPVILLLSDVLSHQGTALLLPRLGDSLMGCAIALIAGYLLWPESWHTRVGARLADAVQDTARYVEGAFGPDPVDPPARARMRRGLYRTLSAIRTEFQRALTEPPPTGRRAAAWWPLVVAVERIVDATTAARVRVAHGAPPPSTTEATQVARQLRELAEGLRESETLYEVRTDLTGPEGSVLEPVRQEVAAARAIASPH, from the coding sequence ATGTCCCGCGAGCTACCCATCGGCCTCACCCCGCCCGACTGGCTCGTGCGCAACCTCCGGGCCCAGCCGGCCTCCGTCAACTGGCCCGCCGTGATCCGCGCGGCCATCGCGCTGTCCCTGCCCCTGGCCGTCGGGCTCGCCGTCGACCGCCCCGGATACGGCGCCCTCGCCTCGATGGGCGCCCTCAACGGCGTCATCAGCGACACCGCCTCCGCCTACCGCCTGCGCATCCCCACGATCGCGATCCCGCAGCTCTTCGGCGCGGTCGGCATCGCCCTCGGGGCCCTGGTGTACGGCCACGGCTGGGTCGCCGTCGCCGCCGTCACCGGCGTCGCGCTGGTGTCCGGGATGATCTCGACGATCGGTGCGGTGGCCTCGGTGTCGGGGCTGTTGCTGCTGCTGACGTCCGTGATCGGCGCGGGGCTGCCGCTGCCGGGCGAGTGGTGGATGGCCCCGCTACTGATGGCAGGCGGCGGGCTGCTCGTCCTGGTCCTCGCGCTGCTCGCCTGGCCGCTGCGGTCGGGGGTGCCGGAACGGGCCGCGGTGGCGGACAGCTACCGGGCGGTCGCCGAGCTGCTGGAGGTCGGCGGCAGCGACAGCGGCACCAGCCAGGCGTACGACGCCGGCCGACACGCCGTCACCCAGTCCCTGAACCAGTCCTACGACATCATCCTCGCCCACCGCGCCCGCCATCACGGCCGCAGCCCCGAACTCACCCGCCTGCTGGCCCAGTTGAACGCCATCACCCCGGTCGTGGAGGCCGCCCCCGCCGCCCGCCTCAGCGGCAACCCCCTCCCGCCCGAGGTCCCGGCGGCGGTACGGCATCTCGCCTCCGCCGTGGAGAGCGGCCATACGGGACCGACAGGGCTGAAACTGCCCACCCCGACGACCGAGACCGGCCGCGCCGTCGACCACGCACTGCGGCACGCCGCCGACGTCGTCGCCAACCCGGACGTCGACCCGCGCGGCATCGACGACCGCCTGGGCCGCCCGGCCGCCCTGAGCATCCGCGCCGCCCGCGCACTGCGGGGCGTCACGCTCTCCGCCGCCTCCTGGCGCTACGGCCTGCGCCTCGCCCTGTGCATCGGGATCGCCCAGGCGCTGGTGTCCCTCATCCCGGTCCCCCGCTCCTACTGGGTCGCCCTGACCATCACCTTCGTCCTCAAGCCCGACTTCGGCTCCGTCTTCTCCCGGGCGCTGCTGCGTGCCCTCGGCACGGTCGCCGGGCTGGTCATCGCGGCGGCGGTGCTCGCGGAGGTGCCGCGCGGCTGGTGGGACGTACCGGTGCTGTTCCTGCTGGCACCGCTGATCCCGGCGCTCACCCCGCGCGGATACGGCTACCAGACGGCCGCCATCACGCCGGTGATCCTGCTCCTGTCGGACGTCCTGAGCCATCAGGGCACCGCCCTGCTGCTGCCCCGCCTGGGCGACTCCCTCATGGGGTGCGCGATCGCCCTGATCGCCGGTTACCTGCTGTGGCCGGAGAGCTGGCACACCCGGGTCGGCGCCCGGCTCGCGGACGCGGTGCAGGACACGGCCCGCTATGTGGAGGGCGCCTTCGGCCCGGACCCCGTGGACCCACCGGCCCGCGCCCGGATGCGCCGCGGCCTCTACCGCACCCTCTCCGCCATCCGCACCGAATTCCAGCGCGCCCTGACCGAGCCCCCGCCCACCGGCCGCCGGGCAGCCGCCTGGTGGCCCCTGGTCGTAGCGGTGGAACGCATCGTCGACGCGACCACGGCGGCGAGGGTACGAGTGGCCCACGGCGCACCTCCACCGTCCACCACGGAGGCGACCCAGGTGGCCCGCCAACTGAGGGAACTGGCGGAGGGCCTACGCGAGTCGGAAACCCTGTACGAGGTCCGCACGGACCTGACGGGCCCGGAGGGCAGCGTGCTGGAGCCCGTACGCCAGGAGGTGGCAGCGGCAAGAGCAATCGCGTCACCCCATTGA
- the snpA gene encoding snapalysin, producing the protein MRMSTSMSARTAAAVGLSVAALGLGTAAPATAAPAHTSATATATAGYVAKSAESDASRAFFEAVVKSVAEKRAANPRAAAVTVVYDASGAPTFSAQIARSTQIWNSSVSNVQLQQGSNADFTYREGNDPRGSYASTDGHGNGYIFLDYAQNQEYDSTRVTAHETGHVLGLPDHYEGPCSELMSGGGPGPSCTNPNPDANERSRVEQLWANGFAAAMDKALHKVAAAR; encoded by the coding sequence ATGCGTATGTCCACGTCCATGTCCGCCCGTACGGCGGCGGCAGTCGGTCTCAGCGTCGCGGCACTCGGCCTGGGCACGGCAGCCCCGGCCACCGCGGCCCCGGCCCACACCTCTGCCACCGCCACCGCCACCGCCGGCTACGTCGCCAAGTCCGCGGAGTCCGACGCCAGTCGGGCCTTCTTCGAGGCGGTCGTCAAGTCCGTCGCCGAGAAGCGCGCCGCGAACCCTCGCGCCGCGGCCGTCACCGTCGTCTACGACGCCTCCGGGGCACCCACGTTCAGCGCGCAGATAGCCAGAAGCACCCAGATCTGGAACAGCTCGGTGTCCAACGTCCAGCTCCAGCAGGGCTCGAACGCCGACTTCACCTACCGCGAGGGCAACGACCCGCGCGGCTCGTACGCCTCGACCGACGGTCACGGCAACGGGTACATCTTCCTCGACTACGCGCAGAACCAGGAGTACGACTCGACTCGCGTCACCGCGCACGAGACCGGGCACGTGCTGGGTCTGCCGGACCACTACGAGGGCCCGTGCAGTGAGCTGATGTCGGGCGGCGGTCCCGGTCCGTCCTGCACGAACCCGAACCCGGACGCCAACGAGCGCTCCCGCGTGGAGCAGCTGTGGGCCAACGGGTTCGCCGCGGCGATGGACAAGGCGCTGCACAAGGTCGCTGCGGCCCGCTAG
- a CDS encoding LysR family transcriptional regulator has product MELEVRHLRALCAIADTGSLHRAARQLGVAQPSLSTQLRRIEQELGGALFLRARTGCRPTPLGRLVLSRARPLVADMRALVAEARAAAVGGPELRVGSTASKALAGWLRRLRGHGQDPTLHMNVSPNALLRMVADGQLDVAFVHEVEGCPLRIPAELRLRVLMEREPQFVSLPTDHPAVAKSEVALRDLADDRWMVDPTVDGEWDAVQRMFRAAGVNPHVLHGDYYTADALVATGEVVAVCQPTHADSPTMAVRRLHGDPLGVRLLLAARTETDLDGVYPALEEAYWEAARQAPAYREWLEHDGERQPPVPALP; this is encoded by the coding sequence ATGGAGCTCGAGGTGAGACACCTCCGCGCGCTGTGCGCCATAGCCGACACCGGCAGTCTGCACCGGGCCGCCCGCCAGTTGGGCGTCGCCCAGCCATCGTTGAGCACGCAACTGCGACGGATCGAGCAGGAGCTGGGCGGCGCGCTGTTCCTGCGCGCGAGAACCGGCTGCCGGCCCACACCGCTGGGCCGGCTGGTCCTCAGCCGCGCCCGCCCGCTGGTGGCTGATATGCGCGCCCTGGTGGCCGAGGCGAGGGCGGCCGCGGTGGGCGGCCCGGAACTGCGGGTCGGCTCGACCGCGAGCAAGGCCCTGGCGGGCTGGCTGCGCCGGCTGCGCGGCCACGGCCAGGACCCCACCCTCCACATGAATGTCTCCCCCAACGCCCTGCTGCGCATGGTCGCCGACGGCCAGCTGGACGTCGCCTTCGTGCACGAGGTGGAGGGCTGCCCGCTGCGGATCCCGGCCGAGCTGCGGCTACGCGTGTTGATGGAGCGCGAACCGCAGTTCGTGTCGTTGCCGACCGACCACCCGGCCGTGGCGAAGTCCGAGGTCGCCCTGCGTGACCTGGCCGACGACCGCTGGATGGTCGATCCGACGGTCGACGGCGAGTGGGACGCCGTGCAGCGGATGTTCCGCGCGGCCGGCGTCAATCCCCACGTCCTGCACGGGGACTACTACACGGCCGACGCCCTGGTCGCCACCGGCGAGGTCGTCGCCGTCTGCCAGCCGACCCACGCCGACAGCCCCACGATGGCGGTACGGCGCCTGCACGGCGACCCCCTCGGCGTACGGCTCCTCCTCGCGGCCCGTACGGAGACGGACCTCGACGGCGTCTATCCCGCGCTGGAGGAGGCGTACTGGGAGGCGGCGCGGCAGGCGCCGGCGTACCGGGAGTGGCTGGAACACGACGGTGAGCGGCAGCCGCCGGTCCCAGCCCTTCCCTAG
- a CDS encoding PhoX family protein, producing the protein MRIQLPIIRTNSDSHPGGRAALTCRFRCGDACFHEVPNTTTNPYVGDVIAEAVSRRTTLRAAAVVTAAAAVGASTTLAAPKAEAAEAAAATERTGTFGRGARGLRFNPVAPNTADTVTIPDGYAQNIVIRWGEPILRGVPAFDAAKQSAKAQAGQFGYNCDFLALLPVPGERGRQILVANHEYTDEVLMFRGYDAANPTKEQVEIAWAAHGLSAVVVEEERRTGKLTPVSRHPLNRRVTATTEFRITGPAAGSDLLKTSADPTGRKALGTLNNCAGGVTPWGTTLHGEENFNQYFGNATRATDKRYGIGTGATERKWERFDKRFDVAQEPNEVHRFGYVVELDPYDPDSKPRKHTALGRFKHEGATVRLTDDGRPVVYSGDDERFDYFYKFVGSKRMKKGSSRAVREHNLALLDEGTLYVAKLTGDSPAIEIDGTGKLPADGEFDGSGEWIPLATATAKGAESHVEGMTAEEVFVFTRLAGDKVGATKMDRPEDIEPNPHTGKVYVALTNNTNRGIGTNAKADEANPRNANKHGHILELTERWNRADSNKFAWSLFLVAGDPEDPATYFAGYPKDGVSPISCPDNVAFDSYGNLWISTDGAQLGSHDGLFGVATRGDRRGELKQFLTVPKGAETCGPLVQDRRVLVAVQHPGEIDGATAEKPLSAWPDGAGKINRPAVVAVWRKDGCDIGV; encoded by the coding sequence ATGCGCATTCAGCTGCCGATCATCAGAACGAACAGTGACTCGCATCCCGGCGGTCGGGCCGCCCTGACCTGCCGGTTCCGGTGTGGTGACGCCTGTTTCCACGAAGTGCCCAACACCACCACGAATCCGTACGTGGGTGACGTGATCGCCGAGGCCGTCAGCCGCCGTACGACGCTGCGCGCCGCCGCCGTCGTCACCGCTGCCGCCGCCGTGGGCGCCTCCACCACCCTTGCCGCGCCGAAGGCCGAGGCCGCCGAGGCCGCCGCGGCGACCGAGCGGACCGGTACCTTCGGCCGCGGTGCGCGTGGTCTGCGGTTCAACCCCGTCGCGCCGAACACCGCCGACACCGTGACCATCCCGGACGGATACGCGCAGAACATCGTCATCCGCTGGGGCGAGCCCATCCTGCGCGGTGTGCCCGCCTTCGACGCGGCGAAGCAGTCCGCGAAGGCCCAGGCCGGTCAGTTCGGGTACAACTGCGACTTCCTCGCGCTGCTGCCGGTGCCCGGCGAGCGCGGCCGCCAGATCCTCGTCGCCAACCATGAGTACACCGATGAGGTGCTCATGTTCCGTGGCTACGACGCCGCCAACCCGACCAAGGAGCAGGTCGAGATCGCCTGGGCCGCGCATGGTCTGTCCGCGGTCGTCGTCGAGGAGGAGCGCCGTACCGGCAAGCTCACCCCGGTCTCCCGCCATCCGCTCAACCGCCGCGTCACCGCGACCACCGAGTTCCGCATCACCGGCCCCGCCGCCGGCTCCGACCTGCTGAAGACCTCCGCCGACCCGACCGGCCGCAAGGCTCTCGGCACCCTGAACAACTGCGCCGGCGGCGTCACCCCCTGGGGCACCACGCTGCACGGCGAGGAGAACTTCAACCAGTACTTCGGCAACGCCACCCGCGCCACGGACAAGCGCTACGGCATCGGAACCGGCGCCACCGAGCGCAAGTGGGAGCGGTTCGACAAGCGCTTCGACGTCGCGCAGGAGCCGAACGAGGTGCACCGCTTCGGGTACGTCGTCGAGCTCGACCCGTACGACCCCGACTCCAAGCCGCGCAAGCACACCGCGCTCGGCCGCTTCAAGCACGAGGGCGCGACCGTGCGCCTGACCGACGACGGCCGCCCGGTCGTCTACTCCGGTGACGACGAGCGCTTCGACTACTTCTACAAGTTCGTCGGCAGCAAGCGGATGAAGAAGGGCAGCTCGCGCGCGGTGCGGGAGCACAACCTCGCGCTGCTCGACGAGGGCACGCTCTACGTCGCCAAGCTCACCGGCGACTCCCCGGCCATCGAGATCGACGGGACCGGGAAGCTTCCCGCCGACGGCGAGTTCGACGGCAGCGGCGAGTGGATCCCGCTGGCCACGGCGACCGCGAAGGGCGCCGAGTCGCACGTCGAGGGCATGACCGCCGAGGAGGTCTTCGTCTTCACGCGCCTCGCCGGTGACAAGGTCGGCGCGACGAAGATGGACCGGCCCGAGGACATCGAGCCCAACCCGCACACCGGCAAGGTGTACGTCGCCCTCACCAACAACACCAACCGCGGCATCGGCACGAACGCCAAGGCGGACGAGGCCAACCCGCGCAACGCCAACAAGCACGGGCACATCCTGGAGCTGACCGAGCGCTGGAACCGGGCCGACAGCAACAAGTTCGCCTGGTCGCTGTTCCTGGTCGCCGGTGACCCGGAGGACCCGGCCACCTACTTCGCCGGGTACCCGAAGGACGGCGTCTCGCCGATCTCCTGCCCGGACAACGTCGCCTTCGACTCGTACGGCAACCTGTGGATCTCCACCGACGGCGCGCAGCTCGGCTCGCACGACGGCCTCTTCGGTGTCGCCACGCGCGGTGACCGGCGCGGTGAGCTCAAGCAGTTCCTGACGGTGCCGAAGGGCGCGGAGACCTGCGGTCCGCTCGTCCAGGACCGCCGCGTGCTCGTCGCCGTGCAGCACCCGGGCGAGATCGACGGCGCCACGGCCGAGAAGCCGCTGAGCGCCTGGCCCGACGGTGCCGGCAAGATCAACCGCCCGGCGGTCGTGGCGGTGTGGCGCAAGGACGGCTGCGACATCGGCGTCTGA
- a CDS encoding VWA domain-containing protein, with product MGILTLLRNAFGRSRKVRTAEAEGATAAPEPQPTLPSPSPEPTPPTTAQVPEPRTSEPPARPAKPETPDTTAESDDEHDLVSAAFDNVTVPRPAGPAEERATTGETPATEPTVTEEPVAAEPTVTEEPVAETPTAEAAAAEEPVAVEEPVAETLTAEEPAAEEPTAEPVAAEEPVAETPATDEPAAEEPTAEPVAAEEPVAETLTAEEPAAEPVAAEEPVAETLTAEEPAAEPAEAEEPVAAEEPAPVEAAEEPVAKATETASETEPEPVAVEAEPEPVVAAAADGGEAPQGPLAADDESVTGGAGGNNEAEGEAEAETPVPTTLRTAHTAAAATLTKTNLTGTTAKLYLVLDRSASMRPYYKDGSAQALAEQTLALAAHLDPETTGPKVHVVFFSTELDGTGELTLTDHENKIDELHAGLGRMGRTSYHVAVEEVVAHHTKTAPGTPALVVFQTDGAPDAKTPATHALTEAAKNHPAVFFSFVAFGDPENKAFDYLRKLKLDNMSYFLAGEDPKELTDAEIYEGILAGWRP from the coding sequence ATGGGCATTCTCACTCTCCTGCGGAACGCATTCGGCCGATCACGCAAGGTTCGTACGGCCGAAGCAGAGGGTGCGACTGCTGCGCCGGAACCGCAGCCGACGCTCCCTTCCCCCTCCCCGGAACCCACCCCGCCGACCACGGCCCAGGTCCCGGAACCGCGCACGTCGGAGCCCCCGGCCCGCCCGGCAAAGCCCGAGACGCCGGATACGACCGCCGAGTCGGACGACGAGCACGACTTGGTCTCGGCCGCCTTCGACAACGTAACGGTGCCGAGGCCCGCGGGCCCGGCGGAGGAGCGGGCAACGACGGGCGAGACCCCTGCGACGGAGCCGACGGTTACTGAGGAGCCGGTCGCGGCGGAGCCGACGGTTACTGAGGAGCCGGTTGCGGAGACGCCGACCGCTGAGGCTGCGGCGGCCGAGGAGCCGGTCGCGGTTGAGGAGCCGGTCGCGGAGACCCTGACCGCCGAGGAGCCCGCCGCAGAGGAGCCCACCGCCGAGCCGGTCGCCGCCGAGGAACCGGTCGCGGAGACCCCGGCCACCGACGAACCCGCCGCAGAGGAGCCCACCGCCGAGCCGGTCGCCGCCGAGGAACCGGTCGCGGAGACCCTGACCGCCGAGGAGCCCGCCGCCGAGCCGGTCGCCGCCGAGGAACCGGTCGCGGAGACCCTGACCGCCGAGGAGCCCGCTGCCGAGCCGGCAGAGGCTGAGGAGCCGGTTGCGGCTGAGGAGCCTGCGCCCGTGGAGGCGGCCGAGGAGCCGGTGGCGAAGGCCACGGAGACCGCTTCGGAGACCGAGCCCGAGCCCGTGGCTGTCGAGGCCGAGCCGGAGCCGGTCGTGGCCGCGGCCGCCGACGGCGGGGAAGCCCCACAGGGGCCACTCGCAGCCGACGACGAAAGCGTCACGGGTGGTGCGGGTGGGAACAACGAGGCCGAAGGCGAAGCCGAGGCCGAGACCCCCGTCCCCACAACCCTCCGCACCGCCCACACCGCCGCAGCAGCCACCCTCACCAAAACCAACCTCACCGGCACCACAGCGAAGCTCTACCTCGTGCTGGACCGCTCCGCGAGCATGCGCCCGTACTACAAGGACGGCTCCGCCCAGGCCCTCGCCGAGCAGACCCTCGCCCTGGCCGCCCACCTCGACCCCGAGACCACCGGCCCCAAGGTCCACGTCGTCTTCTTCTCCACCGAACTCGACGGCACCGGCGAGCTCACCCTCACCGACCACGAGAACAAGATCGACGAGCTGCACGCCGGCCTCGGCCGCATGGGCCGCACCAGCTACCACGTCGCGGTCGAGGAAGTCGTCGCCCACCACACCAAGACCGCCCCCGGCACCCCCGCCCTGGTCGTCTTCCAGACTGACGGCGCCCCCGACGCCAAGACCCCGGCCACCCACGCCCTCACCGAGGCCGCGAAGAACCACCCCGCCGTGTTCTTCTCCTTCGTCGCGTTCGGCGACCCGGAGAACAAGGCCTTCGACTACCTCCGCAAGCTGAAGCTGGACAACATGTCCTACTTCCTCGCCGGCGAGGACCCGAAGGAGCTCACGGACGCGGAGATCTACGAGGGCATCCTCGCCGGCTGGCGCCCGTAA
- the metG gene encoding methionine--tRNA ligase produces MARHLITSALPYINGIKHLGNMVGSMLPADVYSRYLRQRGHDVLYICATDEHGTPAELAAKEQGLPVADFCAQAHDAQKAVYDGFALAFDYFGRSSSPQNVEITQHFARKLNENGFIEERAIRQVYSPTDGRFLPDRYVEGTCPHCGYDKARGDQCENCTRVLDPTDLIDPRSAISGSTDLEVRETKHLFLLQSQLQSEVMEWVARHDGVWPHLASSIAHKWLTEGLHDRAITRDLDWGVPVPADTWPELAAEGKVFYVWFDAPIEYIGATKEWSDLDPSTRDWKSWWYDVDTDVRYTEFMAKDNVPFHTVMFPATELGIREPWKKVDFVKAFNWLTYYGGKFSTSQKRGVFTDQALEILPADYWRYFLIANAPESDDSSFTWEHFTATVNKDLADTLGNFVNRVLSFSKKRFGEEVPAGAEAGEAEAKLGEQIAELLAEYEQHMETLQFRKAAAALRALWSAGNSYLEEKAPWLEIKTDKDGAALTLRTAMNLIHLYAVVSEPFIPTSAAAMRQAFALKNDTATWVSPEEARSLTAVPAGTPFTVPPVLFAKLTDEDLEAYKERFGGEGA; encoded by the coding sequence ATGGCTCGACACCTCATCACCAGCGCCCTTCCGTACATCAACGGAATCAAGCACCTGGGCAACATGGTGGGGTCCATGCTCCCGGCGGACGTGTACTCCAGGTACCTCCGCCAGCGCGGCCACGACGTCCTCTACATCTGCGCGACGGACGAGCACGGCACCCCGGCGGAGCTGGCGGCCAAGGAGCAGGGCCTGCCCGTGGCGGACTTCTGCGCGCAGGCGCACGACGCCCAGAAGGCGGTCTACGACGGCTTCGCGCTGGCCTTCGACTACTTCGGCCGGAGTTCCTCCCCGCAGAACGTCGAGATCACCCAGCACTTCGCCCGCAAGCTGAACGAGAACGGCTTCATCGAGGAGCGGGCGATCCGCCAGGTGTACAGCCCCACCGACGGCCGCTTCCTCCCGGACCGCTACGTCGAGGGCACCTGCCCCCACTGCGGCTACGACAAGGCCCGCGGCGACCAGTGCGAGAACTGCACCCGCGTACTCGACCCCACCGACCTGATCGACCCGCGCTCGGCGATCTCCGGCTCCACGGACCTGGAGGTCCGCGAGACCAAGCACCTGTTCCTGCTCCAGTCCCAGCTGCAGAGCGAGGTCATGGAGTGGGTCGCCCGCCACGACGGCGTCTGGCCGCACCTGGCGTCCTCCATCGCCCACAAGTGGCTGACCGAGGGCCTGCACGACCGCGCGATCACCCGTGACCTGGACTGGGGCGTCCCGGTCCCGGCCGACACCTGGCCGGAGCTGGCGGCCGAGGGCAAGGTCTTCTACGTCTGGTTCGACGCCCCGATCGAGTACATCGGCGCGACGAAGGAATGGTCGGACCTCGACCCGTCGACGCGTGACTGGAAGTCCTGGTGGTACGACGTCGACACCGACGTCCGCTACACGGAGTTCATGGCGAAGGACAACGTCCCGTTCCACACGGTGATGTTCCCGGCCACCGAGCTCGGCATCCGCGAGCCCTGGAAGAAGGTCGACTTCGTCAAGGCCTTCAACTGGCTGACGTACTACGGCGGAAAGTTCTCCACGTCCCAGAAGCGCGGTGTCTTCACCGACCAGGCCCTGGAGATCCTCCCCGCCGACTACTGGCGCTACTTCCTGATCGCCAACGCCCCCGAGTCGGACGACTCGTCGTTCACCTGGGAGCACTTCACGGCGACGGTCAACAAGGACCTGGCCGACACCCTCGGCAACTTCGTCAACCGCGTCCTGTCCTTCTCCAAGAAGCGCTTCGGCGAGGAGGTCCCGGCGGGCGCCGAGGCCGGCGAGGCGGAGGCGAAGCTGGGCGAGCAGATCGCCGAGCTCCTCGCCGAGTACGAGCAGCACATGGAGACCCTCCAGTTCCGCAAGGCGGCCGCCGCCCTGCGCGCGCTGTGGTCCGCGGGCAACTCCTACCTGGAGGAGAAGGCCCCCTGGCTGGAGATCAAGACCGACAAGGACGGCGCCGCCCTCACCCTGCGTACGGCGATGAACCTGATCCACCTGTACGCGGTGGTCTCGGAGCCGTTCATCCCGACGTCGGCGGCCGCCATGCGCCAGGCCTTCGCCCTGAAGAACGACACGGCGACCTGGGTGAGCCCCGAGGAGGCCAGGTCCCTCACGGCCGTCCCCGCCGGCACCCCCTTCACCGTCCCGCCGGTCCTCTTCGCCAAGCTCACGGACGAGGACCTGGAGGCGTACAAGGAGCGCTTCGGCGGCGAAGGCGCCTGA
- the metG gene encoding methionine--tRNA ligase, giving the protein MTYYVTTPIYYVNDAPHLGHAYTTVAADVLARWHRRRGEDVWFLTGTDEHGQKILRTAEANGVPPQVWADRLAEESWKPLWQHLEISHDDFIRTTEKRHTDRVQEFFQDLYDNGRIRKGSYEGPYCVACEEYKLPGELIEAADGTLLCAIHKRPVDLLKEENYFFKLSEYGERLLAHYEANPGFIQPESARNEVVNFVRGGLQDLSISRSTFDWGVKVPWDDDHVIYVWADALLNYATAVGYNENPEKFESTFPADVHLVGKDILRFHAVIWPAMLMANGLPLPGRIAANGWLLVGGEKMSKSNLTGIKPQDLTSHFGVDAYRWYFLRAIAFGQDGSFSWEDFSARYTSELANDYGNLASRVAAMVGRYFGGELPASTAHGEAEQAVQEGLAKAVAEADRRIGDELDFQGGILAVFDFVRQVNGYLTEQEPWKVAKDESEEARARLATVLHTAAESLRAVAVLLEPVMPETSAKLWDSLGAEASLGRLQDQRIQEAADWGRLPAGTTVTKGAVLFPRLEDPPTPT; this is encoded by the coding sequence ATGACGTACTACGTCACGACCCCGATCTACTACGTCAACGACGCCCCGCACCTGGGCCACGCCTACACGACGGTGGCGGCCGACGTCCTCGCCCGCTGGCACCGCCGACGCGGCGAGGACGTGTGGTTCCTCACGGGGACCGACGAGCACGGCCAGAAGATCCTGCGAACGGCCGAGGCGAACGGCGTGCCGCCGCAGGTCTGGGCCGACCGGCTGGCCGAGGAGTCCTGGAAGCCGCTCTGGCAGCACCTGGAGATCTCCCACGACGACTTCATCCGTACGACCGAGAAGCGGCACACGGACCGGGTGCAGGAGTTCTTCCAGGACCTGTACGACAACGGCCGGATCCGCAAGGGGAGTTACGAGGGCCCGTACTGCGTGGCCTGCGAGGAGTACAAGCTCCCCGGCGAGCTGATCGAGGCGGCGGACGGCACTCTGCTCTGCGCGATCCACAAGCGCCCGGTGGATCTCCTCAAGGAGGAGAACTACTTCTTCAAGCTCAGCGAGTACGGTGAGCGCCTCCTCGCCCACTACGAGGCCAACCCCGGCTTCATCCAGCCGGAGTCGGCCCGCAACGAGGTGGTGAACTTCGTCCGGGGCGGCCTTCAGGACCTCTCCATCTCCCGCTCGACGTTCGACTGGGGCGTCAAGGTCCCCTGGGACGACGACCACGTCATCTACGTCTGGGCGGACGCCCTGCTCAACTACGCCACGGCCGTCGGCTACAACGAGAACCCCGAGAAGTTCGAGTCGACGTTCCCGGCCGACGTCCACCTCGTCGGCAAGGACATCCTCCGCTTCCACGCGGTCATCTGGCCGGCCATGCTGATGGCGAACGGTCTGCCGCTGCCGGGCCGGATCGCGGCCAACGGCTGGCTGCTGGTCGGCGGCGAGAAGATGAGCAAGTCCAACCTGACCGGCATCAAGCCACAGGATCTGACCTCGCACTTCGGCGTGGACGCGTACCGCTGGTACTTCCTGCGCGCGATCGCCTTCGGCCAGGACGGCTCGTTCTCCTGGGAGGACTTCTCCGCCCGCTACACCAGCGAGCTGGCGAACGACTACGGCAACCTCGCCTCCCGGGTGGCGGCCATGGTCGGCCGGTACTTCGGCGGCGAGCTGCCGGCGTCGACGGCCCACGGCGAGGCCGAGCAGGCCGTCCAGGAGGGTCTCGCCAAGGCCGTCGCGGAGGCCGACCGCAGGATCGGCGACGAGCTGGACTTCCAGGGCGGCATCCTGGCGGTCTTCGACTTCGTCCGGCAGGTCAACGGCTACCTCACGGAGCAGGAGCCCTGGAAGGTCGCGAAGGACGAATCCGAGGAGGCCCGAGCCCGTCTCGCCACCGTCCTCCACACGGCCGCGGAGTCCCTCCGGGCCGTCGCCGTCCTGCTGGAACCGGTGATGCCGGAGACCTCCGCGAAGCTCTGGGACTCCCTGGGCGCGGAGGCCTCCCTGGGCCGTCTCCAGGACCAGAGGATCCAGGAGGCGGCCGACTGGGGGAGGCTCCCCGCCGGTACGACGGTCACCAAGGGTGCGGTGCTGTTCCCGCGGCTGGAAGACCCGCCGACGCCTACTTGA